One region of Mauremys mutica isolate MM-2020 ecotype Southern unplaced genomic scaffold, ASM2049712v1 Super-Scaffold_100350, whole genome shotgun sequence genomic DNA includes:
- the LOC123361023 gene encoding histone H3-like has protein sequence MARTKQTARKSTGGKAPRKQLATKAARKSAPATGGVKKPHRYRPGTVALREIRRYQKSTELLIRKLPFQHLVREITQDFKTDLRFQSSAVMALQEGSEAYLVGLFEDTNLCAIHAKRVTIMPKDIQLARRIRGERA, from the coding sequence ATGGCCAGGACCAAGCAGACTGCCCGTAAATCCACCGGCGGCAAAGCCCCCCGTAAGCAGTTGGCTACTAAAGCTGCCCGGAAGAGCGCGCCTGCCACTGGGGGAGTGAAGAAGCCTCATCGCTACCGACCCGGCACTGTTGCCCTGCGAGAGATCCGCCGCTACCAGAAATCCACTGAGCTGCTCATCCGCAAGCTGCCCTTCCAGCACCTGGTGCGTGAAATCACCCAGGACTTCAAGACCGACTTGCGCTTCCAGAGCTCGGCTGTTATGGCCCTGCAGGAGGGCAGCGAAGCCTATTTGGTGGGGCTCTTTGAAGACACCAATCTGTGCGCTATTCATGCCAAGAGGGTCACCATCATGCCCAAGGACATCCAGTTAGCCCGGCGTATCCGAGGCGAGAGAGCTTAA